GCTACATCAAAGGAAAACAATGTGTCGTAGTAGCCAATGATGCTACCGTAAAGGCCGGAGCCTGGTTTCCGATTACAGGAAAAAAGAACCTTCGTGCCCAGGAAATTGCCATGGAAAACAGACTGCCTATTATTTATTTGGTAGACAGTGCCGGAGTATACCTGCCAATGCAGGATGAAATTTTCCCGGATAAAGAACATTTCGGAAGAATTTTCAGAAACAATGCCATTATGAGCAGCATGGGCATTACACAAATTGCTGCCGTTATGGGAAGCTGTGTTGCCGGTGGAGCCTACCTTCCTATTATGAGTGATGAGGCACTGATTGTTGACAAAACCGGAAGTATCTTCCTGGCCGGAAGCTATCTTGTAAAAGCTGCCATAGGCGAAAGCATTGATAACGAAACATTGGGCGGTGCAACCACTCATTGTGAAATTTCAGGAGTAACTGATTACAAAGCGAAAGACGATAAGGACGCTTTAGACAAAATAAAAAATATCGTAGACAAAATCGGGGATTACGAAAAAGCCGGATTTAACAGAATACAACCCGAAAAACCAGCCTTAAGTGAAAAAGAAATCTACGGTATACTGCCTAAATTAAGAACGGAACAATACGATATGATGGACATCATCAAACGTTTGGTTGATAATTCCGAATTTGAAGCATATAAAGAAGGCTATGGCCAGACTATCATTACAGGATATGCCAGAATTGACGGTTGGGCAGTAGGAATCGTTGCCAACCAACGAAAAGTCGTAAAATCCAAAAAAGGTGAAATGCAGTTTGGAGGCGTTATTTATTCGGATTCTGCAGATAAGGCAACGCGTTTTATTGCCAATTGCAACCAAAAGAAAATCCCTTTGGTTTTCTTGCAGGACGTAACCGGATTTATGGTTGGAAGCAAATCGGAACATGGTGGTATTATCAAAGATGGAGCAAAAATGGTAAACGCGGTTTCAAACTCTGTTGTACCTAAATTTACGGTGGTTGTTGGAAACTCTTACGGCGCAGGAAATTATGCGATGTGTGGAAAGGCCTATGACCCAAGATTGATTTTTGCATGGCCAAGCGCAGAACTGGCAGTAATGGGCGGAACCCAGGCTGCCAAAGTATTAATGCAGATAGAAGCTTCATCACTTAAAGCAAAGGGCGAAGTCGTTGACGAAGAAAAAGAACAGGAGCTTTTTGACAAGATAAAAGCCAAATATGATGCCCAGGTGTCTCCTTATTATGCCGCTTCACGCCTATGGACGGATGCCGTCATTGACCCATTAGAAACCAGAACCTGGATTTCCATGGGAATTGAAGCAGCCAACCACGCTCCTATCGAAAAGCAATTTAACCTTGGTGTAATTCAAGTTTAACCACTATGGGAAATCTTTCAGAAAAAGAACTTCAGGAACTTGCAGGACAATTGAGCCATCCTAACGGAGAAAGTGGCATACAGACAGCTTACAGCATGAATGTTGCGAATGACAACATGATTCGTCACACAATAGAGCAAATTGAAATCATGCCTCATTCAAAGATTTTAGAAATTGGTCCCGGAAACGGAATCCATATAAAATATTTATTTGAGAAGGAAGCCAATCTGAATTATTATGGGATAGACATATCAGAACTCATGATTGAGGAAGCCTTAAGGCTCAATTCTGAGTTTACTGCTACCGAAAGAGCCATTTTTGAACTAACTGACGGTAAAAAAATATCGTATCCCGATTCTTTTTTCGATAGTGCTTTCACTGCCAATACTATTTATTTCTGGAAAAATCCCGCAGAATATATAAATGAAATTTTTAGAGTATTACAATCGGGAGGCTCCTTTATTCTGGCTTTTATTCCGAAAGAAGTAATGGAAAAAATTCCTTTTTCAAAATACGGATTCGAACTTTATGATACTGAAAAGGCAAAATCATTGCTTGAAAATGCCGGATTCCGTATTGAAAACATCTTATCAGAAACAGAAGAAGTTTTGAGCAATACTGGCGAAATAAAAATCCGTACTTTTACGATTATCAAGGCTCAAAAACCTTAACCACAACCTTATAAAGTCCGCTAATGAAACGATTCTTCCCTTTCTTTATTCTCTTGTGTGGGCTTCAGAACAGCCTTGCCCAGGAATTCACCAGGAAAGATTCTTTGCGTGGCGGTTTTTCTTTTGAAAGAATTTGTTATAATGTACAGCGCTATGACCTGAATATTACTATCAATCCGGAAGAAAAATCGATTAGGGGTTATAATGACATCACGTTTAAAACAGTAAAAAACACTCAAAAAATTCAGGTCGATTTATTCGAAAATATGAAAATCGACAGTATCATTTTTGATGGCAGACCTCTCGAATATAAAAGAGAATTTGATGCTGTTTTTATTACTTTTCCAAAACCATTGGCTGTTGATGGAACAGACAAAACAATACGTTGTTATTACTCCGGCAACCCTCAAATTGCAAAATACCCACCCTGGGATGGAGGCTTTGTATTCAAAACCGATAGCAAAGGAAAGCCCTGGATTGGTGTTGCCGTACAGGGAACGGGAGCCAGCTTATGGTATCCTGTAAAAGATTCCCAAAGTGACGAACCTGATTTTGGCGCTACCATAAAGGTTGCCGTACCTGACGGATTGATGAATGTTTCCAATGGAAGATTTATGGGCAGTGAAAATCTGAAAAACGGTTACACCCGTTGGGATTGGGAAGTAAAAAGCCCTATCAACACTTATGATATCACGGTGAATATTGCTGATTACGTTCATATCCATGATAACCACAACGGACTGGACCTTGATTATTATGTACTGCCGGAAAATGAAGAAAAAGCCAAAAAACATTTTGAAGAAGTAAAACCAATGCTGGACTGTTTCGAAGCTAAATTTGGCAAATATCCTTTTGCGGAAGATGGTTACAAACTTGTTGAAACTTCTTATTTAGGTATGGAGCACCAAAGCGCTGTTGCTTACGGAAATAAATACAGAAAGGGTTATCAGGGAAGTGACATTTCCGGCACGGGTATTGGCTTGCTTTTCGACTATATCACCATTCATGAAAGTGGCCACGAATGGTTTGGCAATAGCATTACTTCAAAAGATATTGCAGACTTGTGGATTCACGAAGGATTTACGACCTATTCAGAATCCGTATTTGTAGAATGCCTCTATGGTTATGAAAAAGCGATGGAATACATAAACGGGCAAAAAAAACGCGTTTCCAACAGAAGCCCTATTATTGGCTACTATGGAGTTAACGATAAAGGCTCTACTGACATGTATTACAAAGGAGCATTGTTATTGAACACGCTTCGGCATATTGTTAATGACGACCAGAAATGGTGGAAATTGCTTCTGAAATATTCCGAAACCTACCGTCATAAGATTATAGACACCCAAACCGTAATTACCTTTTTTAATACTGAAACCGGTCGGGACCTGACTCCTGTTTTTGAGCAATACCTCAGGTATAAAAATATTCCCGAACTGGAAGTAGCTGTCAAGAACAAAGAAGTAAAATTCAGATGGATTACAGATGTACCCGATTTCAAAATGCCAATTATCATAAAACAAGGCAGTAAAGAAGCAAGACTTGAAGCGACCAATAAATGGAAATCACATTCTATTAAAAATAACGACCCCGTAAAATTTGATGATTACCAATTCCTTATAAAAATAACATACAATTAAAAAGAGCGCCAATGGCGCTCTTTTTATATACTGGCTAAACTTTCTTTCCGCAACACTTTTCCGGTTGGGGTTTCTAAAAATTTAGGAATAAACAATACCACTTTTGGTTTTTCATATTTTCCAAGCTCAGCAAAAGCAGCATCGTCAATAACATAAGGGTCGCCTTCTACTGCCAAAACCAGTTTTTCACCTAATTCCTCATTTTCCTGGGAGGCTATAAAAAACCGACGGTCGATTTTATGCGATAATTTTTCTTCTATCTGCTCGGGAAAGAGCTTTATCCCTCCGCTATTGATAACATTGTCTATACGTCCAAGCCAAATAAATTGGTGGTCATTCAAAACTTTTACAACATCATTCGTCACGACGACTTCTTCTGAAATTGCCGGCGCATTAACAACAAGACAGTGTCTTTCGTCTTCCGCAACGGTTATTCCCGGTAAAACATCAAATGCTTCTTCTCCCACTCGCTTTGCGGCTATATGCGTAATGGTTTCTGTCATTCCGTAAGTCTCATAAATCGAGGAGGGGATTTTTTTCAGCTCCTCAGCCAAAGCAGAATTAACTTTAGCACCACCTATAATAAGCTTTTTTACCTGTGAAAGCTTTTCTAAAGAATGCTGTGCCTGAATTGGAACCATTGCCGCAAAATCATAGGTTTCTTCATTTCTTTCCAAAGGCGTGGAAGTAGGTTCTACAAAATCCATATCCAGGCCTAAGATAAACGCTCTGACAAACATCATCTTTCCGGCAACATATTTGGCAGGAAGACAGTGCAGTACTTTATCGCCAGGAGCCAGTTCAAAAAAATCTCCGGTAGCTAAAGCGGAATTTACCATAGCCTGTTTGCTGATTTGTATCTTTTTTGGAGCACCGGTAGTTCCGGAAGTTGTCATTTCGATATAATCCTTTTCATCAAACCAGTCCAATATAAAAATCCCGACCGGCCTTTCATAAGCCTCTCCTTCTTTTATAAAACTATAGGCAACGCGGCATAAATCGTCTTTATTCAAATGAAATCCATTTAGTTTAAAGCGATTGTGTACATCATAATATGTGGGCTTCTCCATCGTTTTTGTCAAATTGATTGCTGTGGTAAGTGTCATCAGTTGTTAGGTTATCCGGAATGGTCCCGGTCAATTTCTCTTTCCAATTTTTCCATTGGTACTTCTTACTAAAGATAAATAAAAGAATTGGAAAAATTATAAAAACCGGAAGTAAAACATCAAATCCTGCTGCAGGCTCAGAATGGTCTTTTAATATGGAGTGAGTCTGGAAAACCGTCCAGTCAGACGTTACCAGCAAACCACCAATCAAATTATTTGCGGCATGGAATCCAAGCGACAATTCAATACCTTCATCCATCAAGGCCAAAACACCTAGAAATAACCCCGTACCTATATAATATATCATAATAATATAGCCCATTTTTTCAACTTCAGGATTGAAGATATGGAGCAGTCCAAAAATTACAGAAGTCATTAACAACGGAAACCATTTATTTTTTGACAAAAGCGCAAAACCCTGCATAAGATAACCCCTGAAAACATATTCTTCGGTACTGGTCTGAATTGGTATCAAAGCTATTCCGATAATCGCTAAAATAGCAAATGGAACCGGCTGAAAATTAACTTCATAATCCTGGGGCGAAACAAAATAAGCAGCAACAGTCATAATAACGGTAATCGCTGTCCATAGTCCAAACGCGAAGAAAAAACGCTTCCAGTCCATTTTTGGCCGTGAAGTAGTCACTTCAATAAATCTCTGACGATGCAAAAATTTCAAAACAAAAAACAAAGCCAGCAAAGCAAAAGCAAACGAAATCAGCATCAGGAAGAGTGTCAGATTTGAATCGAGAAAAGTTAACATAGCTGCCTGGTCTGTTGGAAAGTCCTTATTTTCTTCAATAGATTTTACCGCAATAGCAATCATCAATGGAAACTGGCCTATCGTAGACGCAGCAATTACAATAACCGAACCCACAATATATTTCCAAAATGCGTTTCCTTTACTCTTAAAGCCTTGAGCTATAAACATATCTTAAATTTTAGTTTAGAAAATTATTAGTCCCCTAATTTATTCAATTGTTGCGAAATAATCACCTATTTTTAAATTGCATTTCTTTTCTTTGCGGTTTATTCAATTTGGAGCACTATGATTAAAATATACCACAACCCGCGATGCGGGAAATCGAGAGAAGGACTTAGCCTGCTTGAAAAGTCAAGAAAAGAGTTTGAAGTAATACAATACCTGAAAGAAGTTCCAACGGCAGAGGAACTCAAATCCATCATAAAACTTTTGGGAATACCGCCTATTGAACTGGTGCGCCAAAAGGAAGAAATCTGGACACAGAACTTTAAGGGCAAGACTTTAACCGATGAAGAAATCATCAAAATTATGGCCGAAAACCCGATTCTTATTGAAAGGCCGATTGTTGTGAATGGCAAAACTGCCACTATTGGACGACCACCGGAAAAAATACTGGAAATCCTCTAATAACATTAAATAGCTTTATTTAACAAACCTTTATGAAATCAGGCTTAAACCAAAGCCTACTTTTGCTGTCTTAAGCTAAATAATCAACATTCTAGTTAATGAAAAATCTAAAATTTGCAATATCCCTCCTATTGCTATCCGTTTCACTTCTCAGTTATGCGCAGGAAAGGCCGCAGGCTAAAAAAGTAAAAATCACAGGTAAAATTACCGAAAAATCAACTTCCCAACCTTTAGGTTATGCTACAGTAACGCTACAAAATTCTAAGCGTCCCGATGTTATAACCGGTGGAATGACTGATGAAAATGGTGTGTTCACAATAGAGGCAAATGCAGGTACTTATGATGTAAAATTTGAATTTATCTCTTTTAAGCCAATCGAAATGAAACAGCTGGCTATAGAAGAAGATAAAAATTTTGGAACCGTTGCTTTAGAAGCCGAAGCCGAAATGCTTGATGCCGTTGAAATCCGTGCCGAACGTTCGACTGTAGAAATCAAACTGGATAAAAAAGTATATAATGTTGGACAGGATATGATTGTCAAAGGAGGAACTATCAGTGATGTTTTAGACAACGTTCCTTCTGTTTCTGTTGACGTTGATGGTAATGTAAGTCTTCGTGGTAATGAAAACGTAAGAATCCTTATTGACGGAAAACCGTCCGGTTTAGCAGGTATTAATATTGCAGATGCTTTAAAAATGCTTCCGGCTGATGCGGTAGACAAAGTAGAAGTAATTACGAATCCTTCTGCCAGATATGATGCCGAAGGTGGTGCCGGAATTCTTAACATTATTCTGAAAAAAGGAAAAAATCAAGGTATTAATGGTACCGTAACCGCTACAACCGGTAATCCGGCCAATCATGGATTTACAGGAACAGTTAATTACAAAACCGAACAATTCAACCTTTTCACTACTCAAGGCTATAGCTACAGAAAAGGACCTGGAAACTCTATGACAGATACGGAATATCTGGATGAAAACGGAGATGTTACGGGTTATTTAAAGGAAAGAAGAAACAACGAAAGGTTAAACAAAAGCTACAATGGAGTTTTAGGTTTGGAATGGTACCTGGACAAATCGATTACGTGGACAAATACGTTGTCGTATAGAAGAAGTTCTGGCGAAAACCCGGATAACGTTTTCCAGTACCGATATGACCCGGCGATGAACCTGCAAAGCATCACCAACCGATTCAGCTTGGAATCTGATAAAGACGAAAACGTTGATTTCTCTTCCAATTTCATCAAAAAATTTAAAAAGGACGGACACCAGTTAACAGTTGACCTTTCCTTCTCACAAAGTGATGATGATGAAGATGCTGATATTCCTAGCAGAAATGTGTTGGACGGCACGCCAATAAGCGAGCAGAGAACCGGTAATATCCAAAAACAAAACCGTTCATTGCTTCAGACAGATTATGTTTTGCCAATAGGAGAAAACAGCCAGTTTGAAGCCGGATATCGTGGAAATTTCAATGACCTTTTAACCGACTATTCTGTAGAAAATTTCAATTATGGTACAGGTGGTTGGGAAAACGATCCACAGTTCACAAACACATTGGAGTATAAAGAAAAAGTAAATGCATTTTACAGCCAGTTTGGGACGAAAATCAACAGAATGTCTTATTTGGTAGGTTTGCGTTGGGAAGATTCCAATATTGATATCAACCAATTGACTCAGAATATCTATAAAAACAAGAAATACAACAATTTCTTTCCAAGCGCATTCTTAACGTATGAATTCAATGAAAACAGCAGTGCTTCGTTAAGCTACAGCCGCAGGATTTCAAGACCTCGCTCCCGCTCTATCAACCCGTTTTCGAGTTTGTCGAGTAACATCAACCTGTTTAGAGGTAATCCGGACCTTGACCCGTCAATGACCGATGCTTTTGATTTTGGCTACCTGAACAAATTTGGCAAGCTGACTTTTAATACGTCTATGTATTTTAACAGAACAAAAGATGCGGTACAATATGTAAGAAATACGGAAATCATCAACGGAACTGCCACTTTGGTAACTTCTCCGGTAAACGTTGGTTCTGAAGACCGTTTTGGATTTGAGTTTACATTATCCTACAACCCATACAGATGGTGGAGACTGAACAGTAACTTCAACCTGTTCCGAAACCAGACTAAAGGAAATTATACTTATACCGACTTATCCAATAATTCACAGACAATTGATTTCAGCAACACAGCTTATTCATGGTTTGCACGAATCAACTCAAAAATCAACCTTCCATTAGGAATCGACTGGCAGGCTAATACGACGTATAACGCACCACAGACCAATGCTCAGGGAAGGTCGAAAGGAATTATTAGTGCCAACCTGGCGTTTAGTAAGGATGTATTGAAAGATAAAGGAACCATTGCCTTAAACGTAAACGACCTTTTCAACTCCAGAAAAAGAATTACAGAAACGAATCTGGCAACCCAAAATGCCTATTCTGAAATGCAATGGAGAGAAAGACAAATCACTCTTTCTTTTACTTACCGTTTCAACAAAAAGAAAAACGAGAGAGAGAAACAGCCTAAAAGAATGGATAGCGATAATGGTGGTGAAGACTACATGGGCGGATAATATAAAAGCCTCCACTCAGGAGGCTTTCCACAAAAAAAGGGAACCAATTTGGTTCCCTTTTTTATTTTGAGTACAGATTTAACTGAATTACTCTTTCTTTTTGTTCTTTCTTTCTTTGTATCTCTCAAATAGAGCACCACCAATCCAATAAGGAAGGAAGCTAACTAAAAAAATCATCAACCAGAAGCCGATGGTTAAGATAGTCAAGAAAAGTAAGAAACCTAAATACTGTTGAAATTCAAACATGTTTTCCGGAATTTTTTGAATACCTGTCAAAGATAGGTGTAATATTCATTTTGACCAATAAAAACAGTAAAAATAATTTTTAAATCATTTTTTAAACCTACTTATAATCCTTATTTTTGGGCTGGCTTTCAGTAAGCTAATAAAAAATTCTCTCAAAAAGCATTTTTTACGGCCTGTATAATAAGTAATGTGAATTTCTGTCAGCCAACTAATTATATCAAGATGGATACTTCTTCTGAAACGATAATCATAAAACTGAGTCGGAAAAAAATGATACTCGCATTGCTGGGTTCTTTCCTATTCGTTATTATGGGAATCTGGATGGTAATAGACCATAAGGAAATAACCTCCATTTTTTTAAAATTTCCTCTTGCCGTATTAATCGCCGGTATCCTATCCATTCTTTTCTTTGGTTTTCTTTCTATTTTAATCATAAAAAAATTATCCTCGCAAACAGACGGATTAATCATTTCATCTGGAGGAATCACCGATAATTCAAGCGCCATTAGTGCCGGATTTATTCCATGGACAGAAATTACGGCTATTACTGAAACTTCATATGCAGGTCAGGCTTTTGTCATTATCGTTATTAAAAATCCTGAAGAATTTATCGCTGCCCAAAAAAGCAGTTTTAAGCGCAAGGCAATGACAGCAAACCACAAATCTTTTGGTGGTGCCGTAAGCATATCGGCAAATAGCCTTCAAACGACACATAAAAATCTCAAAAAGATTTTAGTTGAAAAACTAACCGAGTACAACAGAATGAATACTATATAACAACAAACAAATTACAATACAATGGAATACAGAATTGAAAAAGACACGATGGGTGAAGTGCAGGTTCCTGCAGATAAATATTGGGGAGCCCAAACGGAGCGTTCCAGAAACAACTTTAAAATTGGACCGTCGGCTTCTATGCCAAAAGAAATCATTGAAGGTTTTGCCTATTTGAAAAAGGCTGCTGCATATGCCAATCATGACCTTGGTGTTTTGCCTGTTGAAAAGAGAGATGCTATCGCTCAGGTTTGCGACGAAATTCTGGCTGGTAAACTGGAAGGAGAATTTCCTTTGGTAATCTGGCAAACAGGTTCGGGTACGCAAAGTAACATGAACGTTAATGAAGTAATTGCAAACAGAGCTCAGGTTTTGGCTGGTGGTAAAATTGGTGAAGGTGAACAGTTTATAAAAGCAAACGATGATGTAAACAAGTCACAATCTTCTAACGATACCTACCCTACAGGAATGCATATTGCAGCCTACAAAGCGGTGGTAGAAGTAACAATTCCTGGTGTTGAAAAATTAAGAGATACACTACATGCTAAAGCCGAAGCTTACAAAAATGTAGTAAAAATTGGCCGTACTCACTTAATGGATGCTACACCATTGACTTTAGGTCAGGAAATTTCAGGCTATGTAGCTCAATTGAACTACGGCTTAAAAGCAGTTAAAAATACATTGGCACACTTGTCTGAAGTAGCTTTGGGCGGAACAGCCGTAGGAACGGGATTAAATACTCCTGAAGGTTATGATGTAAAAGTTGCTGAATATATCGCAAAATTCACAGGACATCCTTTTGTTACGGCTCCTAATAAATTTGAAGCACTGGCCTCTCATGATGCCATTGTAGAAACACACGGTGCCTTAAAACAATTGGCTGTATCATTAAACAAAATTGCAAACGACGTAAGAATGTTGGCTTCCGGTCCACGTTCAGGAATTGGAGAAATCCTTATTCCGGAAAATGAACCGGGTTCTTCAATCATGCCAGGAAAAGTAAACCCTACACAATGTGAGGCATTAACGATGGTTTGCGCTCAGGTTATGGGTAATGACATTGCTATTACAATTGGCGGTACACAAGGACACTATGAATTAAACGTATTCAAACCTTTGATGGCTTCTAACTTCCTGCAATCGGCACGTTTGCTAGGAGATGCCTGCGTTTCTTTTGATGAGCACTGTGCACAGGGCATTGAGCCAAACTATACGCGAATCAAGGAATTGGTTGACAATTCGTTAATGCTTGTAACAGCATTAAATACTAAGATTGGTTATTATAAAGCAGCAGAAATTGCACAAACAGCACACAAAAACGGTACTACACTAAAAGAAGAAGCCGTTCGTCTTGGTTATGTTTCGCCTGAGGATTTTGATGCCTGGGTTAAACCGGAAGACATGGTGGGAAGCTTAAAATAATTTTTAGTCCAACCTTCATTCTGCCAGGGTTTAAAACCCTGGCAGAGTTAGAAGCTTAGAAAAATAGTAAAAAGCCTGAAGTAAACTTCAGGCTTTTTTGTTTCCAATCAAAATCACAGCATACTATAATTAAATTTTAAACGTTTAAGTAAGCATTCAACAATACTTTATGTAAATTTTTTCTATTTTAAAAAATTCTTATATTCGTAATTATCATCAATCAATCAAATACAAATGACTAAGACTCACCCCCTAACCGAGAAAAAATGGTCGGCTGGCCGTAAGTTTCTTACCCTGTTTCTTATTTTCTACCTGTTTCTTTACATGTTTCCTTTTCCGTTTGACCAGATTCCCGGAGTCAATATCCTAACAGGCTGGTATGAAGACGCTATTGACATCATAACCCTATGGGTTGGAAAAAACATATTGCAAATCGAAAAGTTACAGCAAATTATCAACACTGGCAGTGGCGATACTACTTTTAATTACGTAAGGCTTTTTGCCTATATACTAATAGCTTTACTTGCTTCAATTATTGTCTTTTTTATTACCAGGAAAAGAATCAATTATGACAGGCAGTATTATTGGATTATAGTATATGCCCGTTATTACGTTGGATTGTATCTCGTTATCTATGGCATATTCAAACTTGTCGAGGGGCAGTTTTCCTTTCATGATTATGGTCGCCTTGAAGAAAACTTTGGTGATGCTACTCCAATGGGATTGCTCTGGACATTTATGGGCCACTCTAAAATATATGGAGGTTTTACCGGAATCATTGAAGCCGGAGCCGGTTTTCTATTACTATTTCATAACACCAAAACATTAGGCGCCCTACTTAGCGTGGCCGTAATGAGCAATGTAGTATTAATGAATTTTTGCTTTGACGTTCCTGTAAAATTATTCTCGAGCCACTTGCTACTCATTTCCATCATTATTCTAATACCTAACTTAAAAAAGCTTTATAACTTTTTTATACTCAACAAAACCGAAACACTTGACCATTGCAAACTGGTTTTTGAAAACAAATGGAAAGTCAGAGCAAGAACTATTGGAAAAACATTATTGATTTTGGGCTTCACCGTTGATATTGTTTTAATGGGAGTTGATTATATGCGCACCAATGGCTCATTGGCACCAGAAGCACCTCTAAAAGGTAGCTACCATACAACCGCTTTCTATATCTCAGAAAACGATTCGCTAAAAAATACAGAAGACAAAAAAATACTGTGGAACAGGCTGCATATTTCCGGAAACTATGGCAGTATCCGTACCGAATCCGACAGTACAAATTATTATGCTATAAAAATTGATACGCTTAAAAATACAATAGAATTTAAATCCTATCGCGATACGACAGAC
The sequence above is drawn from the Flavobacterium lindanitolerans genome and encodes:
- a CDS encoding outer membrane beta-barrel family protein, which gives rise to MKNLKFAISLLLLSVSLLSYAQERPQAKKVKITGKITEKSTSQPLGYATVTLQNSKRPDVITGGMTDENGVFTIEANAGTYDVKFEFISFKPIEMKQLAIEEDKNFGTVALEAEAEMLDAVEIRAERSTVEIKLDKKVYNVGQDMIVKGGTISDVLDNVPSVSVDVDGNVSLRGNENVRILIDGKPSGLAGINIADALKMLPADAVDKVEVITNPSARYDAEGGAGILNIILKKGKNQGINGTVTATTGNPANHGFTGTVNYKTEQFNLFTTQGYSYRKGPGNSMTDTEYLDENGDVTGYLKERRNNERLNKSYNGVLGLEWYLDKSITWTNTLSYRRSSGENPDNVFQYRYDPAMNLQSITNRFSLESDKDENVDFSSNFIKKFKKDGHQLTVDLSFSQSDDDEDADIPSRNVLDGTPISEQRTGNIQKQNRSLLQTDYVLPIGENSQFEAGYRGNFNDLLTDYSVENFNYGTGGWENDPQFTNTLEYKEKVNAFYSQFGTKINRMSYLVGLRWEDSNIDINQLTQNIYKNKKYNNFFPSAFLTYEFNENSSASLSYSRRISRPRSRSINPFSSLSSNINLFRGNPDLDPSMTDAFDFGYLNKFGKLTFNTSMYFNRTKDAVQYVRNTEIINGTATLVTSPVNVGSEDRFGFEFTLSYNPYRWWRLNSNFNLFRNQTKGNYTYTDLSNNSQTIDFSNTAYSWFARINSKINLPLGIDWQANTTYNAPQTNAQGRSKGIISANLAFSKDVLKDKGTIALNVNDLFNSRKRITETNLATQNAYSEMQWRERQITLSFTYRFNKKKNEREKQPKRMDSDNGGEDYMGG
- the fumC gene encoding class II fumarate hydratase is translated as MEYRIEKDTMGEVQVPADKYWGAQTERSRNNFKIGPSASMPKEIIEGFAYLKKAAAYANHDLGVLPVEKRDAIAQVCDEILAGKLEGEFPLVIWQTGSGTQSNMNVNEVIANRAQVLAGGKIGEGEQFIKANDDVNKSQSSNDTYPTGMHIAAYKAVVEVTIPGVEKLRDTLHAKAEAYKNVVKIGRTHLMDATPLTLGQEISGYVAQLNYGLKAVKNTLAHLSEVALGGTAVGTGLNTPEGYDVKVAEYIAKFTGHPFVTAPNKFEALASHDAIVETHGALKQLAVSLNKIANDVRMLASGPRSGIGEILIPENEPGSSIMPGKVNPTQCEALTMVCAQVMGNDIAITIGGTQGHYELNVFKPLMASNFLQSARLLGDACVSFDEHCAQGIEPNYTRIKELVDNSLMLVTALNTKIGYYKAAEIAQTAHKNGTTLKEEAVRLGYVSPEDFDAWVKPEDMVGSLK
- a CDS encoding STM3941 family protein, which gives rise to MDTSSETIIIKLSRKKMILALLGSFLFVIMGIWMVIDHKEITSIFLKFPLAVLIAGILSILFFGFLSILIIKKLSSQTDGLIISSGGITDNSSAISAGFIPWTEITAITETSYAGQAFVIIVIKNPEEFIAAQKSSFKRKAMTANHKSFGGAVSISANSLQTTHKNLKKILVEKLTEYNRMNTI